One genomic region from Proteus vulgaris encodes:
- the ptsN gene encoding PTS IIA-like nitrogen regulatory protein PtsN translates to MNNDTKMNISDVLSLACTHNDVHCTSKKRALEIISENAAKALNLPETLIFEALLTREKVGTTGIGGGLAIPHGRIESDETEKVVGVFLHLSEPIAFDAIDNQPVDLLFALLVPATQCKEHLHTLSLIAKQLADKNLCRRLRSAQSDEELYQIITE, encoded by the coding sequence ATGAACAACGATACAAAGATGAATATTAGCGACGTACTTTCTCTGGCATGTACGCATAATGATGTACATTGCACGAGTAAAAAGCGCGCGTTAGAAATTATCAGTGAAAATGCAGCTAAAGCACTTAATTTACCCGAAACACTGATATTTGAAGCTTTATTAACGCGTGAAAAAGTCGGTACAACAGGGATTGGGGGGGGGTTAGCTATCCCTCATGGACGTATTGAAAGTGATGAAACAGAAAAAGTAGTTGGTGTGTTTCTTCACCTAAGCGAACCTATTGCCTTCGACGCTATTGATAATCAACCTGTCGACTTGTTGTTCGCATTACTCGTTCCTGCGACACAATGTAAGGAACATTTACACACACTGTCTTTGATTGCAAAACAGTTGGCAGACAAAAATTTATGTCGCCGACTACGCTCCGCACAAAGTGATGAAGAGCTTTATCAGATTATCACAGAATAA
- the rnk gene encoding nucleoside diphosphate kinase regulator, translating to MTKPTIIINELDAERLDSLLEQPAFADSPIAEALNEELDRADIVTPADIPANIVTMNSKVRFMDLKNNEERTRTLVYPASLKDSTTELSVMAPMGAALLGLAIDDEISWKLPNGLETKVKVLEILYQPEAAGELHR from the coding sequence ATGACAAAGCCAACAATTATCATCAACGAACTTGATGCAGAACGTTTAGATTCACTACTTGAACAACCGGCATTTGCAGATAGCCCGATTGCTGAAGCATTGAATGAAGAGTTAGATCGTGCTGACATTGTTACACCAGCTGATATCCCTGCTAATATTGTCACAATGAACAGCAAAGTCCGTTTTATGGACTTAAAAAATAATGAAGAGCGTACTCGTACATTAGTGTATCCTGCTTCATTAAAAGACAGCACTACTGAACTTTCCGTTATGGCACCAATGGGTGCTGCGCTACTAGGTTTAGCGATTGATGATGAGATCAGTTGGAAGCTGCCTAATGGCCTTGAAACTAAGGTTAAAGTATTAGAAATTCTATACCAACCTGAAGCTGCGGGTGAATTACACCGTTAA
- the npr gene encoding PTS phosphocarrier protein NPr translates to MTQYRQVAIKNRLGMHARPAMKLFDLVKTFQSTVILRNNEGVEAQADSVIAMLMLDSEQGSQIDIEVTGSDENEAIDAIIALFESGFDEE, encoded by the coding sequence ATGACCCAATATCGACAAGTTGCGATTAAAAATCGACTCGGTATGCATGCAAGACCTGCAATGAAGTTGTTTGATTTAGTAAAAACATTTCAATCAACCGTCATTTTACGCAACAACGAAGGGGTTGAGGCACAAGCGGATAGTGTGATTGCTATGCTGATGTTAGATTCAGAGCAAGGCAGTCAAATTGATATAGAAGTTACAGGTAGTGATGAAAATGAAGCTATTGATGCTATTATCGCATTATTTGAATCGGGGTTTGATGAAGAATAA
- the rapZ gene encoding RNase adapter RapZ, translating to MVLMIVSGRSGSGKSVALRALEDMGFYCVDNLPVDLLPELAKTLAERDASAAAVSIDVRNMPESPEIFEKALESLPAEYSPQLLFLDADRNTLIRRYSDTRRLHPLSTKNLSLEMAIDTESDLLEPLRSRADLIIDTSEMSVHELAEMLRTRLLGKRERELTMVFESFGFKHGIPIDADYVFDVRFLPNPHWDPKLRPMTGLDRPVAAFLDRHTEVHNFIYQTRSYLELWLPMLETNNRSYLTVAIGCTGGKHRSVYVAEQLADYFRSRGKNVQSRHRTLEKRK from the coding sequence ATGGTGCTGATGATAGTCAGCGGACGCTCTGGTTCAGGTAAGTCAGTCGCTTTGCGTGCGCTTGAAGACATGGGATTTTATTGTGTTGATAACTTACCTGTTGATCTTTTACCTGAGCTCGCAAAAACACTGGCTGAACGTGATGCTTCTGCTGCCGCAGTCAGTATTGATGTCCGAAATATGCCAGAGTCGCCGGAGATCTTCGAAAAAGCGCTGGAAAGTTTACCCGCTGAATATTCTCCACAACTCTTATTTTTAGACGCAGATAGAAATACCTTAATTCGTCGTTATAGTGATACTCGACGTCTTCACCCTCTTTCGACCAAGAACCTTTCGTTAGAAATGGCAATTGATACCGAAAGTGATCTGCTTGAGCCATTGCGATCACGCGCTGATCTCATCATTGATACTTCTGAGATGTCAGTTCATGAGCTCGCAGAAATGCTGCGTACTCGCTTGTTAGGTAAGCGTGAACGTGAGCTGACGATGGTCTTTGAATCGTTTGGCTTTAAACATGGTATTCCTATTGATGCAGACTATGTTTTTGACGTGCGATTCTTACCAAATCCACATTGGGATCCTAAACTGCGTCCAATGACAGGTCTTGATCGCCCTGTCGCGGCATTTTTAGATAGGCACACTGAAGTTCATAACTTTATTTATCAAACTAGAAGCTACCTTGAACTTTGGTTGCCGATGTTAGAAACCAATAACCGTAGTTATTTGACGGTTGCGATTGGTTGTACGGGTGGTAAACACCGTTCTGTTTATGTTGCAGAGCAACTCGCAGATTATTTCCGCTCTAGAGGGAAAAACGTACAATCACGTCACAGAACACTAGAAAAACGCAAATGA
- the hpf gene encoding ribosome hibernation promoting factor translates to MELQITGHNIELTDALRDTVKAKSAKLPQFFDKINNVQVILKVEKVNKIAEATIQVNGGELHASAEAEDMYAAIDGLMDKLARQLTKHKDKLRQH, encoded by the coding sequence ATGGAACTTCAAATCACTGGTCATAATATTGAATTAACCGATGCTCTGCGTGATACCGTCAAAGCAAAAAGCGCGAAATTACCTCAGTTCTTTGACAAAATTAATAACGTTCAGGTGATCCTGAAAGTCGAGAAAGTTAATAAAATCGCGGAAGCGACCATTCAAGTTAACGGCGGTGAATTGCATGCCTCTGCGGAAGCAGAAGATATGTACGCAGCAATTGATGGATTAATGGATAAACTGGCTCGTCAATTAACCAAACACAAAGATAAACTGAGACAACATTAA